The following DNA comes from Macaca thibetana thibetana isolate TM-01 chromosome 14, ASM2454274v1, whole genome shotgun sequence.
cctctccaccccccacccccttcaGGCCTCCCTGCGCTTCTTACCGCTCTCCCGGGCGCGCGTGAACGCGCACGCGTCACTCCCCTCTAACGCGGACACACCGCCGGCGCGCGCACGCGCGGATGCGTCGGCCTCGAATCGCCCGCGCCCCGCGACGCCGACGCCGCTCCCTGCGCCCCCTCGCGTCaggccgcccgcccgcccgcccgccggcCGCCCGCCGCCCCCGCTCCCCGTCGGCGTTCTTCCAGGGCTCGGGCCCGGCCGGCTGCTCGCGCCTGCGCGAAGGGCACCGATCCTCCTCCGCGCGCCCTCCCCCCACGCACCCTCACACACACTTCGCCTCTGTGACCCCGCCCCTCGCGGCCAGCTGCGCCGGtcgccctcccccaccccccttgGGAGGGTGGTGACCCCCCCCCGACCCCCTACAAAGCATATCACCCCCCCAAGCAGTGAGAGACATGCGCCCCCTTCCCCTTCAACCGCCCTCGGCCCCAGGCGGCCCATCACAGTCACACAACCTGAGGGCCGGGAGGCCTGAGCCAGGGCAACCGATGCCCGCCTCAAAGCAGGGTCTCCCGGGGTCAGGTCGCCGGGCTGGGCCTGCGCGACCTGGGCTCCCGGCTCAGGCCTGCCCAGGGCGAGAGGGCGCAGGGAAGGGGTGCATGGCCGCCGGCTGCCTTCCCTTCGCGTGCCGGCCGGTGGGCCGAGGCCGGCCTGCCCGCCATCCCTAGGCAGGCCCCGGCGCCGCCGCCACGGGGCCCGTCCGCCCTGGGCCCGGGGGCTCCTCGGTGCAGCGGCCTGGCCCCGCCTCACCCACTGCTCGTCGCTCCGAAGGGGCAGGAAACAGGAGTAGCATGTCTGTCCTGGGCTCGGCTCCCTGGGGGAGCTGCAGGCGCTTAACAAGGGCGTCCACAGGTACCCGGCGCAGGAACGGTCTCCGCGACGGcccgggggcggcggcggccggcGCGCCCACCGCCGGCCGGAGGCGCCTGGCGAGGTGGCCCAGGAAGCCCCCGCTCCTCGGCCACGCTCAGCTTTCCGCCGCGCCGGTGCCCCCGGCGGCCCGGGTGGGACGTGACCCCGCCCCCGGCGAGTCGGGGCGCCCCCCACGGAGGGGTGCGCGGGCCGCCCCCGGCCCCCGGCCCGACCCTGCCGCCCCGGGCCGTGGCGGGCGCGGGAGGCCCGACCGGGAAGATGTCTCCTCTTGGTGCGCGCAGCTTCGCGCGGGGGTCAGCGACGGGGCAGCGGCCGCCCGAGCTGCGCCGGCCCTGCCCACGGACCGGCTCCCGCAGCCCGACAGCTGCCCGACGGGCCAGCAGGCTCCGAACGTCGACGGAGCCCGGCCGGAGGTACCCGAGCAATGCCATGCGAGCAGCCCAGCCGCGATCCGGGCATTTCCCCAGCCAATCTCTTGCTCTGGGGCCCGTTTAAATTCTAAATCCCACAAAGGATGGTGGCTGGGGCGTTACACATCGGGGTTGGCACTACTGGCTCCACTACGCCCTTGTTGAGCGGTGTCACACAAATCTTTTTCtccctgccttggtttcccactCTTCAGGTTCTGACTCCTGGAAGCAGGGAATGGAGCAGAGAGGTAGGGCATGGAGTGAATCATGTAACCTGCATAAACAGCCATCAACCCTTTCAGGAGGACGTTAGCGAgacaattaaaataatgatacCTTCTAATTCTATCAAGGCTTGAACTCCAAGGTAAAAGCGCTACGTCAGTGCaaggtattattatttattaccaCAGAAGGTTTTTCTGCATGCGGAACTTGGGGAGTTTGTACAGACATTCTCTGCTTTGTTTCACAACATCCTTAGGAGACAAGCTGAAGTGCCTGTTAGCGCTATATCCATTTTAAAGATAGACAACTGAAGTATAGAAAGGTTAAAGAGCTTGCATAATGACTCCAACAGCCGACTGAAACATCTCACAAACAGCTAAAAAGGTTTGTTCATAAGATACCATCCTCTTGCATTCTAGTCACTgggaaatattctttattttgataCCAGTTTTGTTCAGACTTCTTAGATTTTCAGAGCACTGATACAAAATAGATAATCACAGAAACTGTATCAGATCTAAAGTCTCTTTAAATCTTTCcgactgtggtaaaatatattttaaaagcagcagtCTCTCACACTGGTGCTACCAGATATGGTCCCATAGGCATCTGGCTCTCTGTAGGTATAGGAAAAGTTAGCAGCTTGTTTCGTTTGTTTTTTAAGCAGGAGAGAAAGCTTTTGCCATTGTCAGATTAAGTGTTGGGCCTTGTTGCTATTTGCAAAATAAACAGCTTTATTTCCTTCCTACTCACCCTTATAACCCAGGGAATACTTGGCGGAAAAGAGAAAGTCTCTAGGAGTAGCTCAACTTGGTCTTGCCCTTTTTCTTAACATTCAGACCCCCTTAAGTAATTAACCCTCAAGGTAAGTTGCACACCCTTGGCGAACAGATACCTCCAAGTTTAACTCATGTGGGCATGCTGGAAGGAAACCTAGAAAGGCTTtagaccaggctgggcacagtggcttacacctgtaatcccagaactttgggaagccaaggcaggtggatcacctgaggtcaggcgttcaagaccagcctggccaacgtggcaaaaccccggctctactaaaaaaaaaaaaaacaaacaaaattagctgggcatggtggtgcatgcctataatcccagttacttgggaggctgacgcaggagaatcacttgaatgcaggaggtggaggttgcagtgagccgagatggcgctaaTGCACCCAGtttgggctacagagcaagactccaccccCTCGCCCCCCCTCAAAAAAAGGCTCTAGAACAGTAATAGTAGTACTTATTTTGAATGGGACTGCAAGTAGAGCAAGATTTGTCAGATTGCAGCCAGCTCTTTTCCAGTAGAAAACCATTTGTTAACTAGTCTGCGTTGGGGGAATGGGACATTTAAACAGATATACACAATGGTTTCTCCACAGGCAGGCTTTGTTAATATTCCAGAGCAGATATGCAGGGTGAGATAAGAGATAGACAGATGGCTGGTGATTCCTCCCACCATCACAGTGGCTCTGATTGGCAAAGACAGATCTGTGAGGCTCACTGCATTGGTCTAAAACAGCCATTTGCAGGGAGAATAGAGCTTGGGGGATTCCCCAAGAAGGCCACCAGAACTGTGAACTCTATGGCTTCAACCCTGACAATGGTatatgggaaaaaggaaataatgcatTCTAGAGGCACTGAGAACAGGGTCCCTGGCTGAAATAAATTGGTACCTTAATAAGATATTAATAAATCCCTGCCTTTTTGAGCAAAGCTAAGACCCGACAAATGCTGAGAGTCAAAATCCAGtcacccttttcttttctcttattttcttttcttttcttttttttgggatggagttttgctcttgttgcccaggctggagtgcagtggctcaatctcggctcactgcaaccttcacctcctgggttcaagcaattctcccacctcaacctccaagtagctgggattacaggtgtccgccaccacgcctggctcaccCATTTCTTTTGGGAGACTTTACGGTGCGAAAAGAGAACTCTTTAGTCTGGTTAAGCTAAACTATTTCCAGTTTATCCTTAAATGTTAAGGAGGAAGTAAAGATGTCCCAAACAGTGTAGGTCTAAACTAAAATAGAGAAGTTGGTTGTGAAGATTCCCCAGGAGGTAGCATAACCAGTGGTTAAAAAGCtttggccgggtgccgtggctcacacctgtaatcccaacactttgggaggccgaggcaagcggatcatgaggtcaaaagtttgagaccagcctggtcaatgtggtgaaacctcgtctctactacaaatacaaaaaatagctgggtgtggtggtacgtgcctgtaatcccagctactcgggaggctgaggcaggaagaaccgtttgaacccgggaggccgaggttgcagggagccgagatcacgccattgtactctagcctgggcaacagggggagactctgtctcaaaacaaaacaaaacaaaacaaatcaaaaacaaaaaaagaggctgaggtggaggattgctagagtccaggagttggaggttacaatgaactatgactatgccactgcacttcagcctgagtgacagtgagaccctatctctaaaaaaaaaaaaaaaagaagggaaggttTTAGGTAAAGATGATTCAATATTTAAGAAACTTGAAGTTTTCATGTGAGTCAAGAGTTTGCGTAGACCTTAAGTGTGATGACTTATTCCTCGAttctcttccccctccctttttaaatttttttaaatttttttatttttagacagtcttactgtgtcacccagcctggagtgcaatggcatgatcttggctcgccgcaacatccatctcccgggttcaagcaattctcctgcctcagcttcctgagaagttgggattacaagcacccaccaccatgcctggctaatttttgtgtttttagtagagacagggtttcaccatgttggccaggctggtctcaaactccctatctcaggtgatctgcgcccctcagcctcccaaagtactgggattacaggcatgaaccaccgcaccggGCCCTCTTACCTATCCTAACTCCTGGtttctctccccaacccccaaccctgGTGtctccactttttatttttccctcttccGTGACTCCAGCTGCCTCTTTCTCATCATCACCTACCTCCTGAAGTCTCTTTCTCTCCAGCCTTCTTTCTGTCATTTGGCCCACCCCCTCCTCCatgttcattctctctctcctggccCAGTATCATCTGACTGAATGGCTTGCCCACTTTCCTTTAGAATCCATTCGGTGCCCTTCATCACCTCAATCCCATGCTCTCTGATTGTGTTACTTAACCATTTCCTGAACATATCCCTCCACCCGCCCCCaaccccaggaaaaaaaaaaaaaaaaagaaaaaaaactcctaGGGTTAAATGGTGTTGGGGGGTGATGATAgaaagtcttctttttttcttttttctttttttttttttttttttttgagacggagtctcactctgtcgcccaggctggagtgcagtggtgcgatctcggctcactgcaagctccgcctccagggttcacgccattctcctgtctcagcctcccgagtagctgggactacaggcgcctgccaccgcgcccggctaatttttttgtatttttagtagagatggggtttcaccgtgttaggcaggatggtctcctcaatttcctgacttcgtgatcaacccgcctcggcctcccaaagtgctgggattacaggcgtgagctgtcacgcctggccaaaagttttcttttaagtttGGAAGTTGAATCTGAATTGAtcagggaagaaaaatgaaaggcagAAATGCCCTGCAGATTCTTGGATCATCAGACATGGATGTCGCATGAGGTTCTTGCATGGAACGTGGCTGACCCTTTCCTTGGGACCATGGGACCACCACCCTCCCTGGCCCCGTGCTTCCTTGCTGCCAGCTTTTCCAGGTATGTGACCATCAGCTGTGCAGACCCACTGCTCCTGAGTGCTGGGGTGAACTTTGGCTGTTGGGGCAACTGCAGCAGTGTCTGAGACCCACCTGTTCTTCAGCAGCCTTAGCTTTGCTTTGGGGCCAGGCCACCCTCACTTCTCACTTCTAAAAGGGTGGGACTTCCTGCTGTGCCTGGGCGTGGAGCTCAAAGATGCAGAGCCTGTGTGTCAGCTACACCTGCTTGCTGGGGGCAGTTTCTGGCACCCTGGGGTTTCAGGGTCTCTTTGCGACCTTGCACTAGCTTCCCAGCTTGGGTTGGTGGTGACAGTCATGCGGGGCTCCAGCCATTTCCCCAAAGGACCAAATGCTTAAGCACTTAGGCCTGTTTAGCCCCTCCCAGTGAGACTGATCTTTGTTTATCTTCTTCAAGGGCATTCACTACCTTTCGTCAGTTTCTGCTAAAGCTGGTGTTCCTTCAGCCACTTTGTGAGAGGTTCTGAGCCCGTCAGAACTTCAGTTCTCTTTAATAAAAcagagtaggccgggcgcggtggtttacacctgtaatcccagcactttgggagaccaaggcaggcggatcacctgaggtcaggagttcaagaccagcctgggcaacattgtgaaaccccatctctactaaaaatacaaaaattagctgggtgcggtggcacatgcctgtattcccagctactcgggaggctgaggcaggagaatcacttgagcctgggaggtgggtggaggttgcagcgagccaagatcatgccactgcactctagcctgggcaacagagcaagactctgtctcaaaaaaaaacctatatatatatgtatttaaatatatataatatataaaacatatatatttaaaatatatgtataacatatgtataaataaaacagaagtagTGACTCCTGTCCTGTTTTCTCCTAGGATTGTTGTGGAGTGAAATGGACTAATGGACATGAATACCCTTTGGAAACTAGAAGACAACTTAT
Coding sequences within:
- the LOC126935417 gene encoding nematocyst expressed protein 3-like; amino-acid sequence: MSVLGSAPWGSCRRLTRASTGTRRRNGLRDGPGAAAAGAPTAGRRRLARWPRKPPLLGHAQLSAAPVPPAARVGRDPAPGESGRPPRRGARAAPGPRPDPAAPGRGGRGRPDREDVSSWCAQLRAGVSDGAAAARAAPALPTDRLPQPDSCPTGQQAPNVDGARPEVPEQCHASSPAAIRAFPQPISCSGARLNSKSHKGWWLGRYTSGLALLAPLRPC